One segment of Thermosipho atlanticus DSM 15807 DNA contains the following:
- a CDS encoding glycine C-acetyltransferase translates to MFDYSIFAQELENLKEQGLYTYIRTLESPQGAWLVINGKKVLNLCSNNYLGFANEERLKNAAIKAIEKWGVGPGAVRTIAGTFSLHEELEKTLAEFKKVEATIFLQSGFVANQAVIPAITNEKDAILSDELNHASIIDGVRLSKAMRFVWKHRDVKDLEKKLKEANEQGARRKLIITDGVFSMDGDLAPLPEIVELAEKYDAMVMVDDAHGEGVLGSHGRGIVDHFGLHGRVDIEIGTLSKAFGVLGGYIAGKKELIEYLKQKARPFLFSSPLSPADTAAALEATKILQESDERVNRLWENAKYFKNEMRKLGFDTGESETPITPVMLYDAKLSTQFSKELFNEGIFAQSIGYPTVPKGKARIRVMISATHSKEDLDFALEKFEKVGKKLNVI, encoded by the coding sequence ATGTTCGATTATAGTATTTTTGCACAAGAACTTGAAAATTTAAAAGAACAAGGACTTTATACATATATAAGAACTCTTGAATCTCCACAAGGAGCGTGGCTAGTTATAAATGGGAAAAAAGTTTTAAATCTTTGTTCTAACAACTATCTTGGATTTGCAAATGAAGAAAGATTAAAAAACGCAGCAATTAAAGCAATTGAAAAATGGGGTGTAGGGCCTGGAGCCGTTAGAACCATCGCCGGTACTTTTTCTTTACACGAAGAATTGGAAAAAACTTTGGCAGAATTTAAAAAAGTTGAAGCAACAATTTTTCTCCAGTCTGGTTTTGTCGCTAATCAAGCTGTTATACCCGCAATTACTAACGAAAAAGATGCGATCCTATCTGATGAACTCAATCATGCAAGTATAATTGATGGTGTACGCCTTTCTAAAGCTATGAGATTTGTTTGGAAACACAGAGATGTTAAAGATCTTGAAAAAAAATTAAAAGAAGCAAACGAACAAGGAGCCAGGAGAAAATTAATAATAACTGATGGAGTTTTCAGTATGGATGGAGATTTAGCACCACTTCCAGAAATTGTAGAACTCGCTGAAAAATACGATGCTATGGTCATGGTTGACGATGCTCACGGAGAAGGAGTCCTTGGAAGCCATGGCAGGGGAATAGTTGATCACTTTGGTTTACATGGTAGAGTTGACATTGAAATTGGTACACTCTCAAAGGCTTTCGGAGTACTTGGAGGATACATTGCTGGAAAAAAAGAATTGATTGAATATCTTAAACAAAAAGCTAGACCATTCCTGTTTAGTAGCCCTCTTTCTCCAGCAGATACCGCTGCTGCTCTTGAAGCCACTAAAATTCTCCAGGAATCAGATGAAAGAGTTAATAGACTTTGGGAAAATGCAAAATACTTCAAAAATGAAATGAGAAAATTAGGATTTGATACCGGAGAAAGTGAAACCCCAATTACTCCTGTAATGCTTTATGACGCCAAACTTTCAACACAATTTAGTAAGGAATTATTCAATGAAGGAATATTTGCACAATCGATTGGCTATCCTACAGTTCCTAAAGGAAAAGCAAGAATTAGGGTAATGATCAGTGCAACCCATTCAAAGGAAGATCTAGATTTTGCTCTAGAAAAATTTGAAAAAGTTGGAAAAAAACTCAATGTGATTTAA
- a CDS encoding MFS transporter, translating into MSAPVKIILFTFFNGISRNIYQVLFNLYLKSLGYDNEIIGTIMSYNLWGGALLALLIGYFSDKVGRKKVLFLIQPFIVVFAIMRLFPLSANYLYISSFLYGGLNASTRILSDVFIVENTHNKNRAKFFGLNFGANMLTGVLGNATGGILGDLFGFKNVMISAMILRLFAIVPMLNLEEKRIKKGKFLLNDFQKKVFSFYIFSTASVGFGAGLFIHFGNVIFYDLFSLSATLIGFILAFAQLGTSIGSAFSHKLGKKFGAGRLLLISHFIVPILIFMLAIVREPIIFTTIYVSRFTIMNMVNPIFNTLVLSFLPSNILASSAGIRNFANNGMRAIAAMVFANLATGNEGYFYIFIISAAFYFINAVVTFIFYKNLKGKDKEFYEH; encoded by the coding sequence ATGAGCGCTCCCGTTAAAATAATTCTTTTTACTTTTTTTAACGGTATTTCTAGAAACATTTACCAAGTTTTGTTCAATCTTTACCTTAAATCGTTGGGATATGATAATGAAATAATTGGTACAATTATGTCATACAATCTTTGGGGCGGAGCTCTACTTGCTCTCCTGATTGGTTATTTTTCAGATAAAGTTGGAAGAAAAAAGGTACTTTTTTTGATCCAACCTTTTATTGTTGTTTTTGCTATAATGAGATTGTTCCCTTTATCAGCTAATTATTTATATATATCATCGTTTTTATATGGAGGCTTAAACGCCTCAACTCGTATACTTTCAGATGTATTTATTGTTGAAAATACACACAATAAAAATAGGGCAAAGTTTTTTGGATTGAATTTTGGAGCTAATATGTTAACTGGTGTGCTTGGAAACGCAACAGGAGGAATTTTAGGGGATCTTTTTGGTTTTAAAAATGTAATGATTTCAGCAATGATATTGAGATTATTTGCTATTGTTCCTATGTTAAATTTAGAAGAAAAAAGAATAAAAAAAGGTAAATTTCTTTTAAATGATTTCCAAAAGAAAGTTTTTAGCTTTTATATTTTTTCAACAGCAAGTGTAGGATTTGGTGCAGGCTTGTTTATTCATTTTGGAAATGTGATCTTTTACGATTTATTTTCTCTGAGTGCAACTTTAATTGGATTTATTCTTGCATTTGCCCAACTTGGAACAAGTATAGGTTCTGCTTTCTCACATAAACTTGGGAAAAAATTTGGTGCAGGACGTTTACTTCTTATTTCGCATTTTATAGTGCCTATATTGATTTTTATGTTAGCAATTGTAAGAGAACCAATAATTTTTACTACAATCTATGTTAGTAGATTTACCATAATGAATATGGTAAATCCAATTTTTAATACATTGGTTTTATCATTTTTACCCTCAAATATACTAGCGTCTAGTGCAGGGATAAGAAATTTTGCAAATAATGGAATGCGAGCAATAGCCGCAATGGTATTTGCAAATTTAGCCACTGGAAACGAAGGTTATTTTTATATTTTTATAATAAGTGCAGCATTTTACTTTATCAACGCAGTTGTTACATTCATTTTTTATAAAAATCTAAAAGGTAAGGATAAGGAATTTTATGAACATTGA
- a CDS encoding sodium/glutamate symporter family protein: MFTATIETFFIISGLFTIAILLKRFIPLLRKVLIPNSILAGFIGFIIGPNLLNLVQIDVEFLGKIIYHLMAIGFIALSLRKIEQNGNKSYFGAGLIIVGTYLFQGIIGVSFGFIIHLFDKNFSPAIGYIIPLGFGQGPGQAFSIDHQWELLGLHSGSSVGLAIAAAGFGWATIGGIIILNWLLIKWKKAKNNVLVEKKAIEVKDYEFPDMDGMTIQLVIIGMIYLLTYTFLIFLEKLLSPLGNFGQTFSTVLWGFHFVIGAIFGMMFRDFYNKLKEKNFARENYLNNFLLIRIAGGVFDFMVTASISAVVLAKIQQEFWGIFTLTFIAGILTYLFIMSITKKTFTKHEVENRIAFYGMLTGTISTGMALLREVDPALESGAAENLVLGSGISMAIGIPLIAILDLPSLSISTGNNIYNLIGLGLMLLYGLLLFIAGKLFLRKSRNS, translated from the coding sequence TTCACTATAGCTATCTTGTTGAAACGTTTTATACCTTTATTAAGGAAAGTCCTTATTCCAAATTCTATCTTAGCAGGTTTTATTGGCTTTATTATTGGACCAAATTTGCTTAACCTTGTACAAATAGATGTGGAATTTCTTGGCAAAATAATTTATCATCTCATGGCAATAGGATTTATCGCCTTATCCTTGCGAAAAATTGAACAAAATGGCAATAAAAGTTACTTCGGTGCTGGTCTCATAATAGTCGGAACATATCTTTTTCAAGGTATCATTGGTGTTTCCTTTGGATTTATAATTCATCTATTTGATAAAAACTTTTCACCAGCAATAGGATATATAATTCCTCTTGGTTTTGGTCAGGGACCAGGCCAAGCATTTTCAATAGACCATCAATGGGAACTATTAGGTCTTCACAGTGGAAGCTCTGTTGGTCTAGCAATTGCCGCTGCTGGATTTGGTTGGGCAACAATAGGTGGAATCATTATTCTAAATTGGCTTTTAATCAAGTGGAAAAAAGCAAAAAATAATGTGTTAGTTGAAAAGAAAGCAATTGAAGTAAAAGATTATGAGTTTCCTGATATGGATGGCATGACGATTCAATTAGTAATTATTGGAATGATTTATCTTTTAACTTACACATTCTTAATTTTTTTAGAAAAACTTTTATCACCTCTCGGAAACTTTGGGCAAACATTTTCGACAGTCCTTTGGGGCTTTCATTTTGTTATAGGTGCAATATTTGGTATGATGTTTAGAGATTTTTATAATAAACTAAAAGAGAAAAATTTTGCAAGAGAAAATTATCTTAACAATTTTCTGTTAATAAGAATTGCCGGTGGTGTCTTCGACTTTATGGTAACTGCTTCAATAAGTGCAGTGGTTCTTGCAAAAATCCAACAAGAATTTTGGGGAATATTTACTCTAACATTTATAGCCGGAATTCTTACGTATCTCTTTATTATGTCTATCACAAAAAAGACATTCACAAAACACGAAGTCGAAAATAGAATAGCATTTTATGGTATGCTTACAGGAACAATTTCCACAGGCATGGCTTTACTAAGAGAAGTTGATCCCGCACTTGAATCAGGAGCAGCTGAAAATTTAGTGTTGGGCAGTGGAATTTCAATGGCTATCGGTATACCCTTGATCGCTATTTTAGATTTACCTTCTCTTTCAATCTCCACTGGTAATAATATTTATAACTTAATCGGATTAGGTTTAATGTTGTTATATGGCTTACTATTATTCATAGCTGGCAAACTTTTTTTAAGAAAATCGAGAAATTCATAA
- a CDS encoding methylated-DNA--[protein]-cysteine S-methyltransferase, translating to MKIGLVPLKIGTVVIYVENDNLVKIELSDEFLEEKDCGIFTKQIKEYFEGKRKKFDFTVKISGGPIFKKIWNYVYNIPYGTTETYGKIAKELNINPRVIGFAMAANPLPIYIPCHRVVSKNDLGGFTGGLKWKKYLINLEKNR from the coding sequence ATGAAAATTGGGCTAGTTCCGCTAAAAATTGGAACAGTTGTTATATATGTAGAAAATGACAATTTAGTAAAAATTGAACTTTCTGATGAATTTTTGGAAGAAAAAGATTGTGGGATATTTACCAAACAAATTAAAGAATATTTCGAGGGAAAAAGAAAAAAATTTGATTTTACTGTAAAAATAAGTGGAGGTCCTATTTTTAAAAAAATTTGGAATTACGTCTATAACATTCCTTATGGTACTACCGAAACATACGGAAAAATTGCAAAGGAACTAAACATTAACCCAAGAGTTATCGGCTTTGCTATGGCTGCTAATCCCTTACCTATATATATTCCATGTCATAGGGTTGTATCAAAAAATGATCTTGGAGGTTTCACAGGAGGGTTAAAATGGAAAAAATATTTAATAAATCTAGAAAAAAATCGATAG
- a CDS encoding alpha/beta fold hydrolase — MISFDYKYVPPEYTSGYILKSKNFRVSYIKFKSMYKKAERGTEMVEIYLFEPKSNIAGTLVILHGLGTNNVPFLLWMGTHLANAGIRTVIPILPGNFTRVPNGSMSGKDYFSVNIEKATKFWEHAIVDMLSVVEFLKNNNLWHENNCLFGFCLGGMIGVILNAISDDFKRTILMATGGDIATLIWYSPTLSFMRKEFKKGLGKEFYINSQEKFLKIFKDDIEKLKQFKTVEEMQKSDIHPFLKVDPIACAKFVNPDKIIFIEALFDKALPKKTRKLLWKTLGKPEHHYIFSGHVTWLPFQYFLAKFILKKMNAKEFRRQLRLLEKVKYEDKK; from the coding sequence ATGATAAGTTTTGATTATAAATACGTTCCGCCAGAATATACATCAGGATATATCTTAAAATCTAAAAATTTTAGAGTATCTTATATAAAGTTTAAAAGTATGTATAAAAAAGCAGAAAGAGGAACAGAAATGGTTGAGATTTATCTATTTGAACCGAAAAGTAATATTGCCGGTACTTTAGTAATCTTGCATGGATTAGGTACTAATAATGTCCCATTTTTATTGTGGATGGGAACTCATCTGGCTAATGCAGGGATCAGAACTGTAATTCCAATATTACCTGGTAATTTTACCAGAGTACCTAATGGTTCCATGAGTGGAAAGGATTACTTTTCGGTTAATATTGAAAAAGCAACTAAGTTTTGGGAACATGCAATTGTTGATATGCTAAGTGTTGTTGAATTTTTGAAAAATAACAATTTATGGCACGAAAATAATTGTTTATTTGGATTTTGCCTTGGAGGAATGATCGGAGTTATATTGAATGCTATTAGTGATGATTTTAAACGAACAATTTTAATGGCTACAGGTGGAGATATTGCTACACTAATTTGGTATTCTCCAACTCTTTCTTTTATGAGAAAAGAATTTAAAAAAGGTTTGGGGAAAGAGTTTTACATAAATTCACAAGAAAAGTTTTTAAAAATTTTTAAAGACGATATTGAGAAATTAAAGCAATTTAAAACTGTTGAAGAAATGCAAAAGAGTGATATTCATCCTTTTTTAAAGGTTGATCCTATTGCTTGTGCAAAGTTTGTAAATCCAGATAAAATTATCTTTATTGAAGCATTATTCGATAAGGCTCTTCCAAAGAAAACTAGAAAATTACTTTGGAAGACATTAGGTAAACCAGAACATCATTACATTTTTTCAGGTCATGTGACTTGGCTTCCTTTTCAGTATTTTTTAGCAAAGTTTATACTAAAAAAAATGAATGCTAAAGAATTTAGAAGGCAATTAAGGTTACTTGAAAAAGTCAAGTATGAGGATAAAAAATAA
- the tdh gene encoding L-threonine 3-dehydrogenase encodes MKAILKEKPGPGFVLKDVKKPEKLGPREVLVKIRRTSICGTDVHIYKWDEWSQTRIKPPMIIGHEMAGEVVAVGEAVTQVKIGDLVSAETHIPCEHCLQCKTGRMHVCQNLEILGVDRNGVFTEYAIIPETVLWKFSAEIPLDFASVMEPFGNAIHTSLVTDLTGKVVLITGAGPIGLMAIQVAKAAGASLVITSEVDSTRIQMAKENGADIIINPLKEDLIKKVYTITKDGVDILLEMSGNKKALEDGLKCVTMGGEASLLGIFGGSIDINLDSLVIMKGITIYGITGRRMFDTWKIADELLRNKKVDLSKVVTHILPFEQWEKGFELMLNKKCGKVVLNLD; translated from the coding sequence ATGAAAGCCATTTTAAAAGAAAAACCGGGGCCAGGTTTTGTTTTAAAAGACGTAAAAAAACCAGAAAAATTGGGACCTCGAGAAGTTTTAGTAAAAATTAGAAGAACCTCTATATGTGGAACCGACGTCCACATATATAAATGGGATGAATGGTCACAAACGAGAATAAAACCTCCTATGATAATTGGCCATGAAATGGCTGGTGAAGTTGTAGCAGTTGGAGAAGCAGTTACACAAGTTAAAATTGGAGATCTTGTTTCTGCAGAAACACATATCCCATGCGAGCATTGTTTACAATGCAAGACTGGTAGAATGCATGTATGTCAAAATTTGGAAATATTAGGCGTAGATAGAAATGGAGTTTTTACAGAATATGCTATAATTCCCGAAACTGTGTTATGGAAATTCTCTGCGGAAATTCCTCTTGATTTTGCATCAGTTATGGAACCTTTTGGAAATGCAATACACACTTCTTTAGTAACTGATTTAACGGGAAAAGTTGTCTTGATCACAGGAGCTGGACCAATAGGACTAATGGCCATACAAGTTGCAAAAGCTGCAGGAGCAAGTTTAGTAATTACAAGTGAAGTAGATTCGACAAGGATTCAAATGGCTAAAGAAAATGGAGCTGATATAATAATAAATCCGTTAAAAGAAGATCTAATAAAAAAAGTTTACACAATCACTAAAGATGGTGTAGACATACTTCTAGAAATGAGTGGTAATAAAAAAGCACTTGAAGATGGTTTAAAATGTGTAACTATGGGTGGAGAAGCATCTTTACTGGGAATATTTGGTGGAAGTATAGATATCAATCTGGACTCTCTCGTTATAATGAAAGGAATTACAATATATGGTATAACTGGGCGCAGAATGTTTGACACATGGAAAATCGCTGATGAACTCCTTAGAAATAAAAAAGTAGATTTATCAAAAGTTGTAACTCACATCTTGCCATTTGAACAATGGGAAAAAGGATTTGAACTTATGTTAAATAAAAAATGTGGTAAAGTTGTATTAAATCTTGATTAG
- a CDS encoding glycerophosphodiester phosphodiesterase family protein — MKNYFLILFLVGIILSNLLLPDKYKRLIILEEYEQELKILKNEHNKKSEVKNVYILGHRGYPKKYVENTLESFKGAIEAGADGVELDIWKSKDGIIMVSHDNSLERVFRVDLSIKSSTASEIKNKAPVPTLEEVFNIIPKGKIINIEIKDKEAGDAAVELVKEHDLSEYVIFSSFDHEIITELSKKYDNEKFGYLFDERHTYLTLNDLKKLFEPKNIYSAHIPIQLLVHDREMFLKLIELLRYLDKKIVLWTVNDGSIIKEFKPDYIITDEVEKLVNIFK, encoded by the coding sequence ATGAAAAATTATTTTTTAATTTTATTTTTAGTGGGTATAATTCTATCTAACTTATTGTTACCTGATAAATATAAAAGATTAATTATTTTGGAAGAATATGAGCAAGAGTTAAAAATCTTAAAAAACGAACATAACAAAAAAAGCGAGGTGAAAAATGTGTATATTTTAGGTCATAGAGGTTATCCTAAAAAATATGTTGAAAATACCTTAGAGTCCTTTAAAGGTGCTATTGAGGCAGGTGCTGATGGTGTAGAACTTGATATATGGAAAAGTAAAGACGGAATAATTATGGTGTCCCATGATAATAGTTTGGAAAGGGTATTTAGGGTAGATTTATCAATTAAAAGTTCAACTGCGAGTGAAATAAAAAATAAGGCTCCTGTTCCAACACTTGAAGAAGTGTTTAATATTATTCCGAAAGGAAAGATAATAAACATTGAAATTAAAGATAAAGAAGCTGGTGATGCAGCTGTTGAACTTGTAAAAGAACACGATTTATCTGAGTACGTAATTTTTAGTTCTTTTGATCATGAGATTATTACTGAACTTTCAAAAAAATATGATAATGAGAAATTCGGCTATTTGTTCGATGAACGTCACACTTATTTAACTTTGAATGATTTAAAAAAATTGTTTGAACCGAAAAATATTTATAGTGCACATATTCCAATTCAACTATTAGTTCATGATAGAGAAATGTTTTTGAAGTTGATTGAACTTTTGAGATATTTAGATAAAAAAATTGTTTTGTGGACAGTTAATGATGGAAGTATAATCAAAGAATTTAAACCTGATTATATTATCACGGACGAGGTTGAAAAATTGGTAAACATTTTCAAATAA
- a CDS encoding alpha/beta hydrolase, with amino-acid sequence MILFLIELPLIRKSLLGKLPLDIEKKPWSRVKTLKYKENLWLDIYYPKSKGPYSLVFFAHGGGWISGYRKQPNNLSWYRFLVNNNFAVATIDYRYAYFNDIEILLDNYESALNFIVKNNKHLEIDVNNISLMGLSAGGHLSLYYALTKKPDVKNVVAFYSPSDLKDIWKTDSLFARFAVSVTLKRFPKKSKEIYEKYSPINHVKKGLMPILLVHGLKDNVVPCISSVKMYKKLREYKNSAKLLLHPNGDHGFEFVLKDERTKEILRETIKFLRGEFNDKF; translated from the coding sequence ATGATTTTGTTTCTGATAGAGTTACCATTAATCAGAAAATCTTTACTTGGGAAATTGCCTTTAGATATAGAAAAAAAACCATGGAGCAGAGTGAAAACATTAAAATACAAAGAAAATTTATGGCTTGATATTTATTACCCAAAATCAAAAGGCCCTTATTCTTTAGTCTTTTTTGCTCATGGTGGTGGTTGGATAAGCGGATATAGAAAACAACCTAATAATTTATCTTGGTATAGATTTCTTGTAAATAATAATTTTGCTGTAGCAACTATTGATTATAGATATGCTTACTTTAATGACATAGAGATATTATTGGATAATTATGAAAGTGCCTTAAATTTTATTGTTAAAAATAATAAACATTTAGAAATAGATGTTAACAATATTAGTCTAATGGGTTTATCGGCAGGTGGGCATTTGTCTTTATATTATGCCTTAACAAAGAAACCTGATGTAAAAAATGTAGTTGCATTTTATTCCCCTTCGGATTTAAAAGATATATGGAAGACTGATTCATTATTTGCCAGATTTGCCGTTTCTGTTACTTTGAAAAGATTTCCGAAAAAATCCAAGGAAATATATGAAAAATATTCTCCGATTAATCATGTGAAAAAGGGTTTAATGCCAATTTTACTAGTTCATGGATTAAAAGACAATGTTGTTCCATGTATTTCTTCTGTTAAAATGTACAAGAAACTGAGAGAATATAAAAATTCAGCAAAGTTATTACTTCATCCTAATGGTGATCATGGATTTGAGTTCGTTTTAAAAGACGAGAGGACGAAAGAAATATTAAGAGAAACTATAAAGTTTTTAAGAGGTGAGTTTAATGATAAGTTTTGA
- a CDS encoding beta-N-acetylhexosaminidase: MILIPMPKKIKIKNGIFELKSGSYVYLSTKNLFKSVKKLKNYLKRYGVNVLISYYKGSKTSIVAEVNRGRVKEKSGYKLIVTSDGIKIYGNNNQGLHYGLMTLIQIIKNYGTVIPVLEIHDWPEIENRGVLIDVSRDKVPKLETLFQLVDLFSELKYNQLQLYTEHTFAYREHEKVWKGYSPFTSEDIIELDKYCRERFIELVPNQASFGHMEKWLVHDDYSYMAETSEFDTLWGRHFDRPFTLSPAVEDSIKFLASLYNELLPHFRSKLFNVNCDETFDLCMGKSKSLCKKYGKGKVYLEFVMKIYNIVISHGKRMMMWGDVLKEYSELLKNVPKDIVVLIWGYEKDHPFEKECSIFKDFDFYVCPGTSSWNSILGRVENAILNIKNAVKNGLKYKAKGFLLTDWGDNGHWQHLPISFVGFLYGAALSWGFNENSDLNLEEALNKIGFNGEELGGILCNIGNAYKLTGIEVPNSTLFALPLLFPEKVLLTDKMVKMLKLENLNKTKEILEGNFSLLRQSNAENSNDLIKEEIKNSIEIALFSVDLLISLLKTGSNSITGLPKVVKQEFKYRFEKIVDDYKAIWKKRNREGGLNESLKKLTKICSYLE; encoded by the coding sequence GTGATACTAATTCCTATGCCAAAAAAAATTAAAATTAAAAATGGTATATTTGAGTTAAAATCCGGTAGCTATGTTTATTTATCAACGAAAAATTTATTCAAAAGTGTCAAAAAATTAAAAAATTATTTGAAAAGGTATGGAGTTAATGTTTTGATTTCGTATTATAAAGGAAGTAAAACGTCAATAGTTGCTGAAGTTAACAGAGGAAGAGTAAAAGAAAAGTCAGGTTATAAATTAATTGTAACTTCAGATGGAATTAAAATTTATGGAAATAACAATCAAGGTCTTCATTATGGACTTATGACTCTTATCCAGATAATCAAAAATTATGGTACTGTAATTCCTGTTTTGGAGATACATGATTGGCCTGAAATTGAAAACAGGGGTGTGTTAATTGATGTAAGCAGAGATAAAGTTCCAAAACTAGAAACTTTATTTCAATTGGTGGATTTATTTTCAGAATTAAAATATAACCAACTTCAGCTTTATACTGAACATACCTTTGCATATCGTGAACATGAAAAAGTTTGGAAGGGTTATTCTCCATTTACCAGTGAGGATATTATAGAACTTGATAAGTATTGTAGGGAAAGATTTATAGAACTTGTACCTAACCAAGCTTCCTTTGGACATATGGAAAAATGGTTAGTGCATGATGATTATAGTTATATGGCAGAAACATCTGAGTTTGATACTTTGTGGGGAAGGCATTTTGATAGACCGTTTACATTATCTCCAGCCGTTGAAGATAGCATTAAATTTTTAGCTTCATTGTATAATGAATTACTGCCGCATTTTAGAAGTAAATTATTTAATGTTAATTGTGATGAAACTTTTGATCTTTGTATGGGAAAGTCAAAGAGTCTTTGCAAAAAATATGGCAAGGGAAAGGTATATCTTGAATTTGTAATGAAAATTTACAATATAGTAATTAGTCATGGAAAAAGAATGATGATGTGGGGAGATGTTTTGAAAGAATATTCAGAATTATTGAAAAACGTACCTAAAGATATTGTTGTTTTAATATGGGGTTATGAAAAAGATCATCCTTTTGAGAAAGAATGTTCTATATTTAAAGATTTTGATTTTTATGTATGTCCTGGAACTTCAAGTTGGAATTCTATTTTAGGAAGGGTAGAAAATGCTATTTTGAATATAAAAAATGCTGTTAAAAATGGGTTAAAATATAAGGCAAAAGGTTTTCTACTAACTGATTGGGGAGATAATGGTCATTGGCAACATCTTCCAATTTCGTTTGTAGGTTTTTTATATGGGGCTGCGCTTAGCTGGGGATTTAATGAAAATAGTGATTTAAATTTAGAGGAAGCATTGAATAAGATTGGATTTAATGGAGAAGAATTAGGAGGAATACTATGTAATATTGGCAATGCTTATAAATTAACTGGAATTGAAGTCCCTAATTCTACATTGTTTGCTTTACCGCTATTATTTCCTGAAAAAGTTCTTTTAACTGATAAAATGGTAAAAATGTTAAAACTGGAAAATTTGAACAAAACAAAAGAAATTTTGGAAGGGAATTTTTCGCTACTGAGGCAATCCAATGCAGAAAATTCAAATGATTTGATAAAAGAAGAAATAAAGAATTCTATAGAAATTGCTTTATTTTCTGTAGATTTACTGATTTCACTTTTAAAAACAGGATCAAATTCAATTACGGGATTACCTAAAGTTGTAAAACAAGAATTTAAATATCGTTTTGAAAAGATTGTTGATGACTATAAAGCTATCTGGAAGAAAAGAAATAGAGAAGGAGGGTTGAATGAAAGTTTGAAAAAATTAACTAAGATTTGTAGTTATTTAGAATAG
- a CDS encoding ferritin family protein, producing the protein MPEFSNPFSVLKLDRKLTKEELIRAIRFMISAEYEAVQLYMQLAESIDDELAKNVLIDIANEEKVHAGEFLRLLKELDPEEETFYKEGAKEVEEEIEKLRSKK; encoded by the coding sequence ATGCCAGAATTTTCCAATCCGTTTTCAGTTCTAAAACTTGATAGAAAATTAACCAAAGAAGAGCTGATTAGAGCAATTCGTTTCATGATTTCAGCTGAATATGAAGCTGTTCAACTTTATATGCAGCTAGCTGAGTCGATTGATGATGAACTTGCTAAAAACGTATTAATTGACATTGCAAACGAAGAGAAAGTTCATGCAGGTGAATTTCTAAGATTGTTGAAAGAGCTTGATCCTGAAGAGGAAACGTTTTACAAAGAAGGTGCAAAGGAAGTTGAAGAAGAGATTGAAAAATTAAGAAGTAAAAAGTAA
- a CDS encoding nucleotidyltransferase family protein: MEKIFNKSRKKSIDSIILAAGEGKRYSKGNKLLHLVSEKPMLQVVINLVKSCNFRRNYLVVNPNWQNLKNKFKVPNDFVILENHNYKKGISSSIKLAISEIITSIDIPEYIAIFLADMPFIKIEDVKKILKYCDGKNKIIAPFYKGKKGFPTFIHHSLFEKLFTINGDTGIKQIIIENPELVFKINFNTDRILKDIDQCS; encoded by the coding sequence ATGGAAAAAATATTTAATAAATCTAGAAAAAAATCGATAGATTCAATTATATTAGCTGCTGGTGAAGGGAAGAGATATAGTAAAGGAAACAAATTACTACATTTAGTTAGTGAAAAACCTATGCTTCAAGTGGTTATAAATTTAGTAAAAAGTTGTAATTTCAGAAGAAATTATCTAGTAGTTAATCCTAACTGGCAAAATTTAAAAAACAAATTTAAAGTGCCTAACGATTTTGTTATTTTAGAAAATCATAACTATAAAAAAGGAATTTCTTCGTCAATAAAATTAGCAATTAGTGAAATAATAACTTCTATAGACATTCCAGAATATATTGCCATTTTTTTAGCTGATATGCCATTCATAAAAATAGAAGATGTAAAAAAAATCTTGAAATATTGTGATGGAAAAAATAAGATTATTGCTCCATTTTATAAAGGAAAAAAGGGATTTCCAACATTTATCCATCACTCACTTTTCGAAAAACTTTTCACTATCAATGGAGACACTGGAATCAAACAAATAATTATAGAAAATCCTGAACTTGTCTTCAAAATAAACTTTAACACGGATAGAATACTAAAAGATATTGATCAATGTTCATAA